Proteins from a single region of Mytilus trossulus isolate FHL-02 chromosome 2, PNRI_Mtr1.1.1.hap1, whole genome shotgun sequence:
- the LOC134705947 gene encoding GATA zinc finger domain-containing protein 14-like: MWKPLVNSNLRSIVNAIGNDKLEIRGSEVRARHDKSTRDTNTNTQRRGDRDDTIVNNVSGNLGYYRRNDRGRGNTRGGNSHNTDQRSTYRNGQSTNDNHNQSERNFNDRGRGRGQNGGHNQNSHGGHK, encoded by the coding sequence ATGTGGAAACCTCTAGTGAACTCTAACTTGAGAAGTATTGTCAACGCAATTGGTAACGACAAGCTTGAGATCAGAGGATCAGAGGTAAGAGCTAGACACGATAAAAGTACACGTGACACCAACACCAATACACAAAGACGCGGAGACCGAGACGATACGATAGTCAATAATGTGAGTGGTAATCTTGGCTATTACAGACGAAATGATCGTGGGCGTGGAAACACTAGAGGTGGAAATAGCCATAACACGGATCAAAGGTCAACCTATAGAAATGGACAATCTACCAATGATAACCATAATCAGTCAGAAAGGAATTTCAACGATCGGGGACGAGGACGAGGTCAGAACGGAGGTCATAATCAGAATAGCCATGGTGGGCATAAATAG